Proteins from a single region of Callithrix jacchus isolate 240 chromosome 12, calJac240_pri, whole genome shotgun sequence:
- the CLRN3 gene encoding clarin-3 — MPTTRKTLMFLSSFLTSLGSLIVICSVLGTQAWITSTIAVRDSASNGSIVITYGLFHGESSQELSHGLAEPNKHFAVLGILNNSSQRTLHLVAILLLVLSLFTSLLSSGFTFYNSISNPYQTFLGPTGVYTWNGLSASFVFVTMILFVANVQSNHLSEELSHLLYPAITSKGTTHSYGYSFWLILLVILLNIVTVTIIIFYQKARYQRKQEQRKPMESAPRDGILF; from the exons ATGCCTACCACAAGGAAGACGTTGATGTTCTTATCAAGCTTTCTCACCAGCCTGGGGTCTCTCATCGTTATTTGCTCTGTTCTTGGGACACAAGCATGGATCACCAGTACAATTGCTGTTAGAGACTCTGCTTCAAATGGGAGTATTGTCATCACTTACGGACTTTTTCATGGGGAGAGTAGTCAAGAATTGAGTCACGGACTTGCAGAACCAAACAAACATTTTGCAG TTTTAGGGATACTGAATAATTCTTCCCAAAGAACTCTGCATCTGGTGGCTATCCTGCTCCTGGTCCTGAGCTTGTTCACGTCGCTGCTGAGCTCCGGGTTTACCTTCTACAACAGCATCAGCAACCCTTACCAGACGTTCCTGGGGCCGACGGGGGTGTACACCTGGAACGGGCTCAGCG CATCCTTCGTTTTCGTGACCATGATACTGTTTGTGGCAAACGTACAGTCCAACCATCTCTCCGAAGAGTTGTCCCACTTGCTTTACCCGGCAATCACCAGTAAAGGAACGACCCACAGTTATGGATACTCATTCTGGCTCATACTGCTCGTCATTCTTCTAAATATAGTCACTGTGACCATCATCATTTTCTACCAGAAGGCCAGATACCAGCGGAAGCAGGAGCAGAGAAAGCCAATGGAATCTGCTCCAAGGGACggaattttattctaa